In Magallana gigas chromosome 1, xbMagGiga1.1, whole genome shotgun sequence, the sequence gtctcgttcaactcgacgctcggctgtctccgtaaatctccgacaagcagagagtctgtcttgcttgtcggagatttacggtgtcagacgagcgtttggttgaacgagactagagttcaatattgcttggatccatacaattttagaaaaatatttctattactgatacatagtttgattgaattattttatctttaaatattatttaagatgattcatattggggtttctcgacattcttgtcgaaaaagtccgaaaactcatattgtaaaaatgggcgtaattcaaatacaaattagaaactacatgcaCTTGTCATTCAaaaaaacatatcattgatttttaaataaataaacatcgacaaaatcaaagaaatcGAGTTAACCATCGACTAAAgttaaggtggaaggctacatcgtcacaacatgtctgacttccgttcgaaacgccattgtgttccggattgataacattatgtcgtggtacaaaatagctatacaccgtttaattgaactcttctaactAAGGAGATAAGATAGgaaatcaccaaaacgcttagaaaatatgtcaattttcttcctgtttaaagcttttaactaacattgattatcagctgttttgtacggaaaacgtggaatctaaataatatacagtttccctgctctgctgctatattggcaatacatttttgtcatgtcatctgcaacagacgatcatacatatgtgacggattatcgatataggtaagcagatgtcaaattttcatttaaactatatatgtatgatgaatataaaacgaaagtaccgTAGTACGATCTCTTGAATTGATTCTAActttccaaattaaaaaaaaacatttgcagtaaaagactttcattgaaactttgacattaaactaatgtattttgattaacataaatacagctaggtagcaatagcagtggaagcccgGATTTGCAAGCCAAATGAGGGAAAGACAGAAGTCTGAAAaggagcatgtttttcatttccacacatgcatgtgtatcactatggacatctaatgtatgtattaatatgcgtatggttgttgtttataattgctattgtatataaaaaagtaaaaggcaatttataatataattaactacttatattttgttttaaagagttaaatatatataatgcattcatcaaaaGTATAATTTTTCAGCTTCAAACATTATCAGAAGCACTACTAatcttatatctacatatttagcatagactttttcctttttttaatttttcttcgtgatttttcttaattaaaaaattgatcccaagatatttgagaccatgtaaaataaagaaagacaactcttaaacaggatctttcataccaagatttttgcaataattaagtatttcctttaatttttcaatttcattcaatttcttttcttcatcccATTGACCgacgaatattgtttatattttcaggcttttgtgggattttgtccagcagtttgccttaaaagaatttttttgtattttagtttcatatttatgtggattccaataaaaatcatacaaactttattcatgattttattatttttcatttctaaacttaataacatttcactttcataagaattttaaaacagaaatgtttaaaattttgataaataaggggttatctggaaccagattgatattttaaaaattctttagaaAATAGTGTACTGTATTTTGAggtctattattgttgaatactgtgcctagtattggtaacaaatgcatgcaataaaaatctcctacacttatttggtgtagagatccACCTTAAAGTAGTGTCAAGAAACGTATTGTTGAATTAGGAAAATGATGGAAAGAATTGACAAAGGTATTAAAATCATCGAGGTTGTTTCTGCTGACAACCCACTCCATTTCGATGTCGTCTATGTTGTTGGTTTGTTcacaggatgaagctctgccattcagtcaactgaatgataactgaatggtctggaaagatGACTGAATGGAACAgatgtgccattcagtcacatttcagttacctttcaatTGACGGAATGgtagagattcatcctgtggtTAGTGCTtcttgtgtgtgtatatatatatatcatatgtgtggtgtatattacccgtgtgataaacctttgccaTATTAAACGGGTgttgcttcatcaaatacttccggtccgaactatttttgacacagccctttgcttcagtgacctattttcgaagattttttagtactttcaaaataactacatctactacaaaaattgatattaaatggattttgtcaaaaatttagattcaaatatgaaggaaaacacaaaACTGCGCAGtacaggcgtcggaaccggtgggggggggggggcgtagcTCCCTCCCCCACTtctttgcaaagttatacattCCCGTAACCAaaagacccttttttcttgtttgtcaagattttacTTATAAGATTAGCCTCTttcaaactttcaatttgctttgtgtagtttataaaactgcaaattacgttaactatcaaggagttcatcttGACGACGCGATGAAGGTTGTGTtcatatacaagaacttaccgaaattatgtttattagacttttattccaccactagtaagcatccttattcactattttcaatttcgaatcattaggctaggcatagtgtttgttttatgaaacatcaacaactgttgctcgttcgagtcaattcaaactaacgagcattcctAACTTTGTGTACGTCAACAAACTCCATTCTTCAATTCTGCTGATCACTATGTCTATTTAATCAAGTAAATAGTCtccaagaaaaattatttagagcaaaaaaattatttcaaggtttatttcagtaaaattttacatcaaaacagttagatttatatcagaaatgacgtactatattgtattgcgcaaggtaacaataaccgcataacacaacgttgcatctcTCAAAAGCTGTtcataatttaaatcaaattgagataaatagaacatcttgCACAAATTCCTGATAAGGTACCTATATTTATGCAAGAAAACTTGCCAAAGTAGTGATAACTCAAAAACACATTCCTCGAGGaagttatttgaaattgaagaaCGTGTTGCCCGAccttaaatttaacaaacaaacagtGCCTCTTAATCActcatttgaacaaaaaaagttttgaatttttttacctTCTGGCATTGGAGGATATGTCTTTATAAAAGCTGCGTCAATTCCAAAAGAAGGGTCATATTTTCCTTTTCCATATGGTTTATAGTTTCCACAGAACGATTCTACAACTTCTCCAACAAGTTTACCACCGTCGCTATGTGGCCATGCTGGCTGCACAATTAAATGAGTTTGTTTGGCAAATTCACAGTGTTGTCTTTGCTTGCATTCTGAAAGTAATGCCTTTTCGTCGTGTAGTTTGTCTAATTCTTTGATTGCTACGTGAGCTGCTGTGAGAAAACCAGAAACAGGTATCACGGATGGAACATTTGATTTAACCAGAAATCCGACAGAACCATTTCCTTCACTGTATGGAATCCCGATGCTAGATCCTATACTTGCTCCTCCTCCAAACATGATAATGTTTTCTCGTATATCACAAGGATATCCTTCTAGTGTTTCTGGTAATTTGTTTTCGCCGGATGGTATGAACGATTTGTCTATACAATATATAACAATGCATGGCCCTTGCTTAAACTTGCCGTCAACGCATCTTACATTACTTATCCGAAGTCCAAATACGTCTGaatgttttttatatatatatgatgctCGGTTACTTATTATTCTACCTACACGATTCATTTCTTTAACTTTAACTCCAGGAGTAGAATTCTCTTCTTCTGTAATTGAAGTCAGcttttcttttaattcttttattcgTTTAGGAACGATGATAAATTCCTCTTTAAGTCCCTCCAAGATATTGTCCTTTATCTccaattttgcaattttgtcATCGTATCGTAGAAAAACTTTAACTACTTCAAGTCCGTTTTTGGTACCATGTATGTATCCGCTGATAGACAGGTGTTTTTTCAAAATCTCCTCGTCTTTAAAAATCCTTCGGGCTTTTAATGCCTTTTTCTGTTTTAGAATTTCTGAATCTTCCCATTCATCGATTTCTGAAATCATATATAccattttaaactgtttttaaaacaaaagaaaagttgtCAATGTTACAGTAAACCGGGGTTTCCTTTGTGTGAATACTATCCACAATCATGTTATCTTTAAATAACATGATtatggatatatatattttaactgtCATTACTCTTGGTTGAAAGATAAGAAATTGATTTGCTAAgaatatattatcataataattggGTAAGTAAAATTAATCCGttagtttgtataaaaaatcttcttttttttttttggttatacaAGGGGCTAATAGTccttgacggtcacctgagtaccatagtcCATGCACCatcttgtcgaggagtctcatttatgcatttaattaagtttcattctggagtagaaataTTCTGATGACTACCTCCCTGCCTGATAATAATTATCCAATTAGACCACCCTATtgattcctttagctgatcacCAGAAAGAAAGTATATGCAGGTTAATACACAACTGTACATACATTACCTGAAATCCATCTTGCCGAAAAGCTATGTTAAAACTAGTACCCGGTGATGTTGGCAAGCAAAGGCAAATCTAGTGCCCGTGTAAAGAAgaaaatgacccccgtagaataatggccaggggtcatttttcgacttAAAATAATGACCCCGGGCCCCCTTGTTGTATGGCCAATATTAGTAAGCAGGTTTGTAtattagataaaataaaactattatcAGTAAACTGATTGATATTGAATGCAGATGTATTAACTTcctaagatatttttttcatctactACAGCCGATCTCCAataaactagaaaactgaccagtcaggaagggccccgctatgacaattaatatacagaagtgaaaaaactttgaattccatcctctttatattaacaatgatgaaaaataaatgcccggcagaagatgtaaagaactgcaatatataggatctcatgatttgtagttggatatgattttcatccaacaattaaagtgttaaactgaggggtaaaaatataagggtgcagctcatggaatgaaagtttaatttgattacattttaaaaaaagaaatgaaaattataagtaacaactgtatttttaaaatttcaagataattccttaatgtccaaaaactctaaatagtaaccttgtatctgcataaacagagataacctcatgtcttataaaaaaaacaaacttaatgaaatgtgtatttaaaaaagatttaaacaggtgttttatgaaatgcaagccttcagtgaatgcaaatacattgtatcacccagggttgacctcaacttcaaaacaaacatcagttgcagacaaagttcatatgacagatagagataatcCTCTAAAtgttctgcagcaggcaagataattaatcctaGGGGGTTAATTGTtttgctctctcatccttttcttctaaatttacaataagatttgttttttcagaaaagacagaatggggttattatctgattacctgttaaaattaacagcattaaggaagaaaaaaataaaataaattataattaaaaaataaaatagtgaaaaaggatatcttaatatatatcttgattttagaattcaataaaattatcataaatcattgtgtacggtattttaaccaaaataaagtatgaatattatattttaaatctatatttcaaagaatgtacacaatactacacatcattcaaaattgaccttaacttcaaaacaaagttcttttgcagacacaggcagtgcagtaattaatctcaatgtgacagataaagataaagcttaggattttcttcctgtggaaggttaattaatcccaaaggacaaatattgcacagccttcctagtatacaatggtaaaattcgcagcagttatctctctttgcccattcattcttatgcatagttaaggaatctaccccaccaccccagctccaaaccagaagacatagagaatcaaacttagcatcaaatatgtatttctgcctactgaactaccataccaaatttgaacttgattgaacaaccataaaaaaagttattagaaaaaaacagaaaatttgtggacagaagagtgacagacggacggacagaaggacggacggacagagtgattactatagggcacccgcaaatccttgcggggccctaataacATGCTGTAACAAGTTTCCATTTTAAGCATGCACGCttaaaatacacatatttttttttaacaagtgcGGCAAGCCATTGCATGGAGAAAAAGGCGACATTTATTAAGGAtggattaaaattaaattgtcttTGATATCTTATTGCTGTTAAGGGTTTGCTCTATAAGcggtaagcttttttaaataactaaacttgttgtaataatataagcaatctccattggtgaatgaattgtcaatcaaTGACTggtgcatgtatatattttcgTAAAAAAGAGTAAAGaggcaggtaacgtaggaatatgaaaacttcttatttacatttcttggaaAATGTGATTTGAAAAGAAGAAACATTttacgttagttttgttttcttctacgtaatgCATAtgcatcaatattctaaacatttcttgtaatgttgtatttatgATCATTAATGGGCTTTATTTTTTAGAGCAAATTTGTGAATAGTACCCGACTACAGCAAGTCTTAAATGGATAATAAAGCTCTCAAACAATTATTGATTGAGAGCATTTCcttattgtttaattatgtaCATCTATTGACGTTGCTAATTGATCCCTTATAATTTGTTAACTAAAATATATGCGTAGATGTTTTTTTGATACGACTTACTAATTTGAAATGTACGTGTACTTGACAAAAAACTCTAAAACActtaaggtggcaggggacagtttttttatgaaattcattgtagccaagtgATGCATGTCTAAGGAACTCTGTTACTAGAATTTCCTttgttcccattcagcacaaatacctttaattcactctttataagacCAATctccaatttctgaagaaaattactagtcaaaacctgtaaaatattctacatactggtttttatgagattctgaccctttcatatttgcttatttttcatgatttttccgctttttagaccccccccctctagctaattccctgcagagggttgaccttccgtaccgcgtgcatgttgcactatcacatgtcagaaacttaccggtgtatagtttaaaatgtcccatccacctacttttcgtgttattttacctcctgtcggtaacttgcaatttcactgtgtaaagtcaacacaacagtcatagccgcatgtttcgcattttacttctgattctcatgtacctttCATATTGGGCCTGCATATTGGATATCAAtctcaacaagagacacccatctaactaatgataatcattataaatcatatcaaaaacactcataagccttcaagtacagcaactctcaattttacaaaaatattgacgggtactttatccgaaactgtcccttgctacctaagAGTTTACATTTATGTTTTGCCAATTACAAACTTTAAAGGGGCAATGTCACGATTTCGGTCAAGTTTAATTTTCCTTTTCTTGTAATTTATCATGCTTTAGTAAGACATTTGTAATGATAAGCCAAAATTTGAGTTTCAGTCAGAGAATTATGAGCAAACTGCAGATCATACAATTCCTTGTTATTCTTATGTAAACAAGCTCGCGCCATATTTTGTTGACAATGGTTCAGTTTACCGtaaaaaagttctttttcagGCTTTTTTTCTATCTGCTGATAAGCAATGAACATAAATATACAGTTCCTGGCATTTGGCACATTCCTTGTAGGTCTAAACAtggaaatttcaaaatgtaaacagaatATTACCTTAGTTTTGttaacataacaaagaattctGAGCTCTGTATCCAACTTTAATTTCAACGACCTACGCTGAcattttggttgactat encodes:
- the LOC136270099 gene encoding uncharacterized protein isoform X3, producing MYRRDVTPLCLSYDVTTHRLWVGTCNANKLYIYQHITGQNAFNEIDEWEDSEILKQKKALKARRIFKDEEILKKHLSISGYIHGTKNGLEVVKVFLRYDDKIAKLEIKDNILEGLKEEFIIVPKRIKELKEKLTSITEEENSTPGVKVKEMNRVGRIISNRASYIYKKHSDVFGLRISNVRCVDGKFKQGPCIVIYCIDKSFIPSGENKLPETLEGYPCDIRENIIMFGGGASIGSSIGIPYSEGNGSVGFLVKSNVPSVIPVSGFLTAAHVAIKELDKLHDEKALLSECKQRQHCEFAKQTHLIVQPAWPHSDGGKLVGEVVESFCGNYKPYGKGKYDPSFGIDAAFIKTYPPMPEVKEESIMEIIDGNSLNYGSLIDGRSTKVLKRGQVTGETHGILISNTASIAVRSESNNEYVYQFDNCYEIRSSELGELFFTTGDSGSAVFVHEGAELKPLGIAFAFSADETTFACRIDQIVQAFNLSIYQEEEDMDTQDD